One region of Ferrovum sp. JA12 genomic DNA includes:
- the xseB gene encoding exodeoxyribonuclease VII small subunit → MTSQTKSTLTYEDAIKELESLLSQLEGGQLPLEQAIETYRRGAELIRFCQEQLKEAEQKVLILTHGELNEFENGSSSS, encoded by the coding sequence ATGACCAGTCAAACCAAATCAACCTTAACCTATGAGGATGCCATCAAAGAGCTTGAGTCTTTACTCTCACAGCTAGAAGGCGGACAGCTCCCTTTGGAACAGGCCATTGAAACTTATCGACGTGGCGCTGAGCTAATCCGTTTTTGTCAGGAACAATTAAAAGAAGCTGAGCAAAAAGTCTTAATCCTAACCCATGGTGAACTTAACGAGTTTGAAAATGGATCATCCTCTTCCTGA
- a CDS encoding polyprenyl synthetase family protein: MDHPLPDFDNWSAGCINLVNQFLETHLPAPELEPQELHQAMRYAVLGAGKRIRPLLCFASGQITQANIHDLCVASGAIELIHAYSLVHDDMPAMDNDVLRRGQPTCHVKFGEAIALLAGDTLQTLAFEWLSHANNNAEKQLQLIRLLAQASGSLGMGGGQAIDLLHVNQPIDIQLLEKMHKMKTGALIETSILIGAHCGQALQESQYKQLSVIGQNLGLIFQIKDDLLDAQSDSITLGKTAGKDAARNKPTYVSIMGVEEAQRLLERLARDTYLLIEQLGDSARYLMQLSQLFVQRQH, from the coding sequence ATGGATCATCCTCTTCCTGATTTTGACAATTGGTCAGCGGGTTGCATCAATCTGGTTAATCAATTTCTCGAGACTCACCTCCCTGCCCCAGAATTAGAACCTCAAGAACTACATCAGGCAATGCGCTATGCTGTTCTTGGAGCTGGTAAACGTATTCGCCCATTACTATGTTTTGCCAGTGGCCAGATTACTCAAGCAAACATCCATGATTTGTGTGTGGCCTCTGGTGCCATAGAACTCATTCATGCTTATTCTTTAGTGCATGATGATATGCCTGCCATGGATAATGATGTACTCAGACGGGGCCAACCCACCTGCCACGTCAAATTTGGCGAAGCCATTGCGCTTCTTGCTGGCGATACACTACAGACTTTAGCCTTTGAATGGTTAAGTCATGCCAATAACAATGCTGAAAAACAGTTACAGTTAATTCGTCTACTCGCCCAAGCATCAGGCTCCCTTGGTATGGGAGGGGGGCAGGCTATTGATTTACTTCATGTTAATCAACCGATAGATATACAGCTTCTTGAGAAGATGCATAAAATGAAAACAGGCGCGTTAATTGAGACTTCAATTCTGATAGGCGCCCATTGCGGACAAGCGCTCCAAGAAAGTCAATATAAACAACTCAGCGTCATCGGACAGAATTTAGGCCTTATTTTCCAAATTAAAGATGACTTACTAGATGCCCAGAGTGACTCCATCACGCTTGGAAAAACAGCTGGCAAGGATGCGGCTCGCAACAAACCCACTTATGTGAGTATAATGGGTGTGGAAGAAGCGCAGCGTTTGCTAGAGCGACTTGCTCGTGACACCTACTTATTAATTGAGCAATTAGGTGATTCTGCCCGTTATCTAATGCAACTGAGCCAACTATTTGTTCAACGCCAACATTAA
- the dxs gene encoding 1-deoxy-D-xylulose-5-phosphate synthase, translated as MTTFTPTPLLDTVNWPHQLRALGREQLTDLTKELRQFVLESVASTGGHLSSNLGTIELTVALHWVFNTPDDRLIFDVGHQTYAHKILTGRREGMKQLRIKGGMSGFPKRSESEYDAFGTAHSSTSISAALGMATAFKQLGLSRKVVAVIGDGALTGGMAFEAMNNARNTGSDLIVILNDNEMSISRPVGALSNYLARIMSGRVYNSVRKQSEKVLGVAPPILEMAKRWEEHFKGFMNPPATLFEEFGFNYIGPIDGHNLDTLVSTLTNVKRLSGPQFLHIITKKGKGYEPAELDPILYHGVTPFDPAVGITQQPSTKLSYTQIFGEWLCDMAEHDSRLVGITPAMCEGSGLVEFSKQYPERYFDVGIAEQHALTFAAGLAAEGLKPIVAIYSTFLQRAYDQLIHDIALQNLPVTFAIDRAGLVGADGATHCGSFDLTYLRCLPNMVVMAPADENECRKMLTTAYYHQGPAAVRYPRGSGPGEKIVKDFETLEIGRAEIRRQGKYVVILAFGSVLGPALQAGQELNATVVNMRFIKPLDESLILAMALNHQLLVTVEENVIQGGAGSAIAEVLATHALAIPLLQLGLPDKWIDQGDPKLLLQEVGLDAKGLLNAIEARLSSLQLRRSGT; from the coding sequence ATGACAACCTTTACGCCTACGCCACTTTTAGATACTGTCAATTGGCCTCATCAACTACGTGCACTGGGGCGAGAGCAATTAACTGATTTAACAAAAGAATTAAGACAGTTCGTTTTAGAATCTGTAGCTTCCACTGGCGGCCATCTATCCAGCAATCTTGGCACTATCGAACTCACCGTGGCATTACATTGGGTATTTAATACACCAGATGATCGCTTAATCTTCGATGTTGGCCATCAAACCTATGCGCACAAGATTCTCACTGGGCGTCGTGAGGGCATGAAACAACTGCGTATCAAAGGAGGAATGTCTGGCTTTCCAAAACGCAGTGAGAGTGAATATGATGCTTTTGGTACTGCTCACTCGAGCACTTCCATCAGCGCCGCCTTAGGTATGGCTACAGCCTTTAAACAGCTCGGTTTATCAAGAAAAGTGGTGGCCGTTATTGGTGATGGAGCACTCACTGGTGGCATGGCTTTTGAAGCCATGAACAATGCGCGCAATACAGGCTCTGACTTAATTGTTATTTTAAACGACAATGAAATGTCGATCTCGAGGCCCGTGGGAGCTCTGAGCAATTATTTGGCACGTATCATGTCAGGCCGAGTCTATAACAGCGTCAGAAAACAAAGTGAAAAAGTGTTAGGAGTGGCTCCCCCTATATTAGAAATGGCCAAACGCTGGGAAGAACATTTTAAAGGTTTTATGAATCCTCCCGCCACACTCTTTGAAGAATTTGGTTTTAACTATATTGGTCCCATTGACGGCCATAATTTAGACACTTTGGTATCCACTCTGACTAATGTAAAACGCCTCTCTGGACCGCAGTTCTTGCATATTATTACTAAAAAAGGCAAAGGCTATGAGCCGGCCGAATTAGACCCTATTCTCTATCATGGGGTGACCCCCTTTGATCCTGCCGTTGGCATTACCCAACAACCCAGTACTAAACTCTCTTATACACAAATTTTTGGTGAGTGGTTATGCGATATGGCTGAGCATGACAGCCGGCTGGTGGGCATTACTCCCGCCATGTGTGAGGGATCGGGTTTAGTGGAGTTTTCCAAGCAATATCCTGAGCGTTATTTTGATGTAGGTATTGCTGAACAGCATGCGCTCACTTTCGCTGCCGGCCTTGCTGCAGAAGGGTTAAAACCCATAGTGGCAATCTACTCAACCTTTTTACAAAGGGCCTATGATCAACTGATTCATGACATCGCCCTACAGAATTTACCTGTCACCTTCGCCATTGATCGGGCGGGTTTAGTGGGGGCCGATGGCGCCACTCATTGTGGCAGCTTTGATTTAACCTACCTGCGTTGCCTACCAAACATGGTAGTCATGGCTCCTGCCGATGAAAATGAATGCCGAAAAATGCTGACTACTGCCTATTATCACCAAGGACCTGCGGCCGTGCGTTACCCTAGAGGTAGCGGGCCAGGAGAAAAGATTGTCAAAGATTTTGAAACCTTGGAAATTGGTCGTGCAGAGATACGTCGTCAAGGTAAATATGTGGTAATACTGGCCTTTGGGTCAGTGTTAGGCCCAGCACTACAGGCTGGCCAAGAACTTAACGCGACGGTGGTAAATATGCGTTTTATTAAGCCACTAGATGAATCCTTAATCTTAGCTATGGCGCTAAATCATCAACTTCTTGTAACCGTTGAGGAAAACGTCATCCAAGGAGGAGCAGGAAGTGCCATTGCTGAAGTATTAGCAACCCATGCTCTAGCCATCCCACTACTACAGCTAGGATTACCTGATAAATGGATAGACCAAGGCGATCCTAAATTACTTTTACAGGAAGTCGGTCTTGATGCCAAAGGTCTACTCAACGCAATTGAGGCCAGACTATCCTCACTACAATTACGGCGAAGTGGAACTTAA
- the folE2 gene encoding GTP cyclohydrolase FolE2 has product MNAPDNHLIPDIQSTADTRQIAIDRVGIKGIRHPIRVSDRELGDAQNTIASFNMYVHLPQHFKGTHMSRFVEILNREGREISVTSFGAMLQEMVERLDAQAGHIEMQFPYFVNKTAPVSGVRSLIDYDVTFIGEIHEGQVTFTMKVLVPVTSLCPCSKEISDYGAHNQRSHVTITARLNRFMWIEEVIRVAEESASCELFGLLKRPDEKWVTERAYDNPKFVEDMVRDIAHRLNQEPRIDHYIVESENFESIHNHSAYALIERDKIKHPVTSL; this is encoded by the coding sequence ATGAACGCCCCTGATAACCATCTTATTCCCGATATCCAATCAACAGCTGATACACGTCAGATTGCCATTGATCGTGTTGGGATAAAAGGTATCCGTCATCCTATTAGAGTGTCCGATCGTGAATTAGGCGATGCACAAAATACCATTGCCTCTTTTAATATGTACGTACACTTACCACAGCATTTTAAAGGGACACACATGTCTCGCTTTGTGGAAATACTTAATCGCGAAGGACGAGAAATTTCAGTGACCTCCTTTGGCGCGATGCTCCAAGAAATGGTGGAGCGCCTTGACGCACAGGCCGGCCATATTGAAATGCAATTTCCTTATTTTGTGAATAAAACAGCTCCTGTCTCAGGAGTTCGCTCGTTAATCGATTACGATGTGACCTTTATTGGAGAAATTCACGAAGGGCAAGTCACTTTCACCATGAAAGTACTGGTGCCCGTTACCTCCCTTTGCCCTTGCTCGAAAGAAATCTCTGATTATGGTGCCCATAACCAACGCTCCCATGTCACGATCACAGCACGCCTAAATCGTTTCATGTGGATCGAGGAAGTGATACGAGTCGCTGAGGAATCTGCCTCTTGTGAGCTCTTTGGTTTATTAAAACGACCCGATGAGAAATGGGTGACTGAACGCGCCTACGATAATCCTAAGTTTGTAGAAGATATGGTTCGTGACATTGCTCACCGATTAAATCAAGAACCTAGAATTGATCACTATATTGTGGAATCAGAAAACTTTGAATCCATTCATAATCATTCTGCTTACGCACTCATTGAAAGAGACAAAATTAAGCATCCTGTTACTTCCCTTTAG
- a CDS encoding glutamine--tRNA ligase/YqeY domain fusion protein has protein sequence MAANFIRQIIEEDLKHNQTSGRVATRFPPEPNGYLHIGHAKSICLNFGLARDFEGQCHLRFDDTNPTKEDTEYVDSIIDTVRWLGFDWGSHLYYASDYFERCYAIAESLINRELAYVDSLSAEHIREYRGTLTSPGKNSPFRERSIADNLTLFRAMRAGTYQDGEHVLRLKIDMASPNMNLRDPIIYRIRHAAHWRTGNAWCIYPMYDYAHAISDALESITHSICTLEFEDHRPLYDWVIQHADIPSEPHQYEFSRLNLTFTMMSKRKLLDLVNQGHVSGWDDPRMPTLAGLKRRGYSPGSIRTFCERIGVSKAESLIDVTVLEDCLREDLNLNAPRRVAVLHPVKLIIDNYPEGMSEVCLAPNHPHYPEWGKRELLFTRELVIERDDFMQQPVKGFFRLTPGSEVRLRYAYVIRCTGFDVDPHTGELLTIHAEYLPETKSGTPGADTVKVKGNIHWLSPSQALKAEIRLFDRLFKDPNPGVLENYEQALNPDSLIVLKDSLVEPQLFNTQAGQSFQFERLGYFCLDEVDSQPHSPIFNRAVSLRDTWNNPKGK, from the coding sequence ATGGCTGCCAACTTTATACGTCAGATTATTGAGGAAGACTTAAAACATAATCAAACTTCAGGTCGTGTTGCGACCAGGTTTCCTCCTGAACCGAATGGTTACCTACATATTGGTCATGCCAAATCCATTTGCTTAAACTTTGGTCTTGCTCGAGATTTTGAGGGACAATGTCATTTACGTTTTGATGATACCAACCCGACTAAAGAAGATACAGAGTATGTAGACTCCATCATTGATACGGTACGTTGGCTAGGCTTTGATTGGGGCTCCCACTTATATTATGCCTCTGATTATTTTGAGCGTTGCTATGCTATTGCTGAGTCGCTTATTAACAGAGAGCTTGCCTATGTGGACAGTCTTAGCGCAGAGCACATTAGAGAGTATCGAGGAACATTGACCTCTCCTGGAAAAAACAGCCCTTTTCGTGAGAGAAGTATCGCCGATAATTTAACGCTATTTCGCGCTATGCGCGCAGGCACATACCAAGATGGAGAACATGTTTTACGTTTAAAAATAGATATGGCATCGCCTAATATGAATTTACGCGACCCAATTATCTATCGTATTCGACATGCGGCACATTGGCGTACCGGTAATGCTTGGTGTATTTATCCAATGTATGATTATGCCCATGCGATTTCTGATGCTTTAGAATCCATTACCCATTCCATCTGCACCCTTGAGTTTGAGGACCATAGACCTCTTTATGATTGGGTAATTCAGCACGCCGATATTCCCTCTGAGCCTCATCAATATGAGTTCTCTAGGTTAAATTTGACATTCACCATGATGAGTAAACGCAAGCTGTTAGATCTCGTTAATCAAGGGCATGTGTCGGGCTGGGATGATCCACGTATGCCAACTTTAGCGGGGCTTAAACGACGTGGTTACAGCCCAGGATCAATCCGTACTTTTTGCGAGAGAATTGGTGTTTCCAAAGCGGAAAGCTTAATTGATGTGACGGTTCTTGAGGATTGTTTGAGAGAGGACTTGAATCTCAACGCTCCCAGAAGAGTGGCTGTATTACATCCCGTAAAATTAATTATTGATAATTATCCTGAGGGAATGAGTGAGGTGTGTCTTGCTCCTAATCATCCCCATTATCCAGAATGGGGGAAGCGTGAACTGCTATTTACCCGTGAGCTTGTGATCGAACGGGATGATTTCATGCAGCAACCCGTAAAAGGATTCTTTAGGCTCACTCCAGGCTCTGAGGTTCGTTTGCGTTACGCTTATGTGATTCGTTGCACCGGGTTTGATGTAGATCCTCACACTGGAGAGTTACTCACTATTCATGCTGAGTATTTACCTGAAACAAAAAGTGGTACACCCGGTGCTGATACCGTCAAAGTAAAAGGTAATATTCATTGGTTGTCACCTTCACAAGCATTGAAAGCGGAGATTCGACTGTTTGATCGCTTATTCAAAGACCCTAATCCTGGTGTTTTAGAGAACTATGAGCAAGCCCTGAATCCCGATTCACTCATTGTTCTAAAAGACTCACTGGTGGAGCCTCAGCTTTTTAATACGCAAGCTGGACAATCCTTTCAGTTTGAACGTCTGGGCTACTTTTGTCTTGATGAGGTGGATAGTCAACCACACAGCCCAATTTTTAATCGAGCTGTGAGTTTAAGAGATACTTGGAACAACCCTAAAGGGAAGTAA
- a CDS encoding haloacid dehalogenase-like hydrolase, whose amino-acid sequence MTSTPEFVQNTIAMVYDFDGTLCPQPMQEYTVLPKLGIQPEEFWRWVEEDAKQTGGEKMLVYMRLLLEEANNRRVYISRDDFRKMGKDIEYFPGVQEWFSKINQYVKRQSQGSVTIQHYIISAGMKEILEGISIRKFFKQIYASEYHFNFQGLATFPKQLITDTTKTQYLFRVNKGKEALEESINEHMPEWLRPIPFENIIYIGDGMTDVPSMALTKKNGGHTIAVYPSEDAQDQATCIKLLKAKRVDFIAPANYQKDSPLFHRVQLLLNKILSSMAYQQEVFTSQLHYGIVDHD is encoded by the coding sequence ATGACTTCTACGCCTGAGTTTGTTCAAAACACCATTGCTATGGTGTATGACTTTGATGGCACACTGTGCCCGCAACCTATGCAGGAGTATACCGTATTACCCAAACTCGGAATTCAACCCGAGGAATTTTGGCGGTGGGTAGAGGAAGACGCGAAACAGACTGGGGGAGAGAAAATGCTGGTTTATATGCGTTTATTGTTGGAGGAAGCTAATAACCGACGGGTTTATATCAGCCGCGATGATTTTCGTAAAATGGGTAAAGATATTGAATACTTCCCTGGTGTACAAGAATGGTTTTCTAAAATCAATCAATACGTTAAACGCCAAAGCCAAGGTAGCGTGACGATTCAGCACTACATTATTTCCGCCGGAATGAAAGAAATTTTAGAGGGTATTTCTATCCGTAAGTTTTTTAAGCAAATCTACGCTTCAGAATACCATTTCAACTTTCAGGGTCTCGCCACATTTCCCAAACAACTCATTACAGACACCACTAAAACCCAATATCTCTTTCGTGTTAATAAAGGAAAAGAAGCCTTAGAGGAATCAATTAATGAACACATGCCAGAGTGGCTACGACCCATTCCTTTTGAAAATATTATTTATATCGGTGATGGCATGACTGATGTGCCAAGTATGGCGCTTACTAAAAAAAACGGTGGGCATACTATTGCCGTGTATCCAAGTGAAGACGCCCAGGATCAAGCTACTTGCATTAAGCTACTGAAAGCCAAACGGGTGGATTTTATCGCCCCCGCTAACTATCAAAAAGACAGCCCCCTCTTTCACCGTGTGCAATTACTACTAAATAAAATTCTTAGCTCTATGGCCTATCAACAGGAGGTATTTACCAGTCAACTCCATTACGGCATTGTAGACCATGACTAA
- a CDS encoding biotin--[acetyl-CoA-carboxylase] ligase translates to MTKHPLWQTTLFSQYLHNNLFDIQVIDELPSSNDYLLTALKQQTIHSPTCILALNQTHGRARQGKTWLSDTEQSLTFSVNYLFHLPLPLTTALPLVIALALCDVLNLLEVSEVKIKWPNDLLRQHKKLAGILVECANYTEDSCQLVIGVGINVGNNSTLQQSVDQPLENCSNASGIAPPREKLLALILNQLSLYLTQFEQSGFAHFKKRYLAHCVHYQESIELIMPNDASLIGVHEDILDNGAIVIGHQSGQSIVHSGEVSLRRLS, encoded by the coding sequence ATGACTAAGCACCCCCTTTGGCAAACAACACTATTCAGTCAGTATCTACATAATAACCTGTTTGATATTCAGGTTATTGATGAATTACCCTCCAGTAACGATTATTTATTAACAGCTCTCAAACAACAGACTATTCATTCTCCTACCTGTATCCTCGCTCTCAATCAAACCCATGGCCGCGCTCGTCAAGGGAAAACTTGGCTCTCTGACACAGAGCAGTCCCTGACTTTTTCTGTGAATTATTTATTTCATTTACCGCTTCCTCTCACCACTGCTCTTCCTCTTGTGATTGCCCTCGCCCTATGCGATGTTCTAAACCTACTTGAGGTGTCCGAGGTTAAAATTAAGTGGCCTAACGATCTGCTGAGACAACATAAAAAACTGGCGGGAATTTTAGTGGAATGCGCCAACTATACAGAGGATTCCTGTCAGTTAGTAATAGGGGTCGGGATAAATGTAGGTAATAACTCCACTCTTCAACAGTCCGTTGATCAACCGTTAGAAAATTGTTCAAATGCCTCAGGAATAGCTCCTCCTCGAGAAAAGTTACTGGCCTTAATACTTAACCAATTGAGTCTTTATTTAACACAATTTGAACAATCTGGCTTTGCACACTTTAAAAAACGCTATTTAGCGCATTGCGTTCACTATCAAGAGAGTATTGAATTAATTATGCCCAATGACGCTTCACTGATCGGCGTGCATGAGGATATATTAGATAATGGTGCGATTGTTATAGGCCATCAAAGTGGTCAATCTATTGTGCATTCAGGTGAAGTGAGCCTGCGGAGATTATCTTGA
- a CDS encoding type III pantothenate kinase, which translates to MKLALDIGNTFIKWGLRHDGAWLNQGSIPTQDIHLVLPLLNSYHPQALYVANVSSKRFNQRLHEMSAPLKIATFYLTGESQLAPLINCYDKPQELGVDRWLSLFAARQRLQGSVLVVNSGTATTIDALNHDHRFLGGIIIPGLTMMTRALHVGTANLPWVTGKADTWPKNSANALTRGAIDATVGAIMERHKQFIKESDGSSISLILSGGNAPLISPHLSLPHQGVEHLTLQGLGYYIDQHS; encoded by the coding sequence TTGAAGCTAGCACTAGATATTGGTAATACATTTATTAAATGGGGATTAAGGCATGACGGAGCATGGCTCAATCAAGGAAGTATCCCCACCCAAGACATACACTTGGTGTTGCCTCTTCTTAACTCTTATCATCCACAAGCCTTGTATGTTGCCAATGTCTCCAGTAAACGCTTCAACCAGCGACTCCATGAGATGAGTGCCCCATTAAAAATAGCGACTTTCTATTTAACGGGAGAGAGTCAGCTTGCCCCACTCATTAACTGCTATGACAAGCCTCAAGAGCTTGGGGTGGACAGATGGTTATCTTTATTTGCCGCAAGACAGCGACTACAGGGCTCAGTATTAGTGGTGAACTCAGGAACAGCCACCACCATAGATGCCCTCAATCATGATCACCGATTTCTAGGAGGAATCATTATCCCAGGCCTGACCATGATGACTAGAGCACTTCACGTGGGTACAGCCAATCTGCCCTGGGTCACGGGGAAGGCCGACACGTGGCCTAAGAATAGCGCCAACGCCCTCACGCGCGGCGCCATTGACGCCACAGTGGGAGCCATTATGGAGCGCCATAAACAATTCATCAAAGAGTCCGATGGATCGTCCATTTCATTAATTCTTAGCGGTGGCAACGCTCCTCTAATCAGCCCACACTTATCCCTCCCCCATCAAGGCGTGGAACATCTCACGTTACAAGGTTTGGGATATTATATAGATCAGCATTCTTAA
- the rfaE2 gene encoding D-glycero-beta-D-manno-heptose 1-phosphate adenylyltransferase: protein MVFFEQKIVSPGQCIERIKLLSRPLVFTNGVFDILHRGHVTYLAQARSLGASLVVALNSDQSVKRLGKGEDRPINSLQDRLAVVASLEAVSLVTWFEEDTPLRRIEDILPDVLVKGGDWSVDKIVGADLVKAHGGSVYSVPFEYDRSTTQLLSRIRRL from the coding sequence ATGGTTTTTTTTGAACAGAAAATTGTCTCTCCTGGGCAATGTATTGAGCGTATTAAGTTGTTATCGCGACCACTGGTATTTACCAATGGGGTGTTTGATATCCTCCATCGCGGTCATGTAACTTATTTGGCGCAAGCAAGATCCTTGGGTGCTTCTCTCGTGGTAGCTCTTAACAGTGATCAATCTGTTAAACGACTGGGTAAAGGAGAGGATCGCCCTATTAATTCTTTGCAAGATCGTTTGGCCGTTGTGGCCTCCTTGGAAGCGGTGAGTCTTGTGACTTGGTTTGAGGAAGACACCCCTCTTAGGCGAATCGAAGATATCCTGCCCGATGTATTGGTTAAAGGGGGAGATTGGAGTGTGGATAAAATAGTAGGAGCCGATTTAGTAAAAGCCCACGGCGGTAGTGTCTATTCTGTACCTTTCGAGTATGATCGATCAACCACTCAATTACTCTCCAGAATTCGCCGTTTATAA
- a CDS encoding BON domain-containing protein, with amino-acid sequence MIGYRKKKILGLLLILFTLPLLQACFPIVATGVVGTGFVIADRRTSATQLEDQEIEIRANNSIDEKYNDKVHVVTMSFNRHLLLVGEVPDSQTLNDVVSLAQKTTNVLTVINQLTVGPNLSLSSRAEDAYITSKVKTRFYTDANGTFSPAQINTTTENHVVYLMGILTHNEADSATQIASTTTGVVKVVRVFEYIAHVPDSEKLHDQSGTQPTTKTKPEDVQPASPAEDALPNATHAVTP; translated from the coding sequence ATGATCGGATATAGAAAGAAAAAAATATTAGGGCTGCTTCTTATTTTATTTACACTCCCTTTATTACAGGCTTGTTTTCCAATTGTGGCAACTGGTGTCGTGGGAACTGGATTTGTGATTGCAGATAGAAGAACTTCAGCCACTCAACTTGAAGACCAAGAGATAGAAATTAGAGCCAATAACAGTATTGATGAAAAATACAACGATAAAGTTCATGTGGTGACCATGAGCTTTAATAGACATTTACTCTTAGTGGGTGAAGTACCTGATTCTCAGACCCTGAATGACGTGGTAAGTCTGGCCCAAAAAACCACTAATGTTTTAACAGTCATTAATCAATTAACTGTGGGACCTAACTTGTCCTTGTCTAGTCGAGCAGAGGATGCCTATATCACCAGTAAGGTTAAGACAAGATTTTATACCGATGCAAACGGCACCTTCTCTCCCGCACAGATTAATACCACCACGGAGAATCATGTGGTGTATTTAATGGGCATACTCACCCATAACGAAGCGGATTCAGCAACGCAAATTGCCAGCACCACTACAGGGGTGGTTAAAGTTGTTCGTGTGTTTGAATACATAGCTCATGTTCCTGACAGCGAAAAGCTACATGACCAATCTGGGACTCAGCCTACTACTAAGACTAAGCCTGAGGACGTGCAGCCTGCCTCTCCTGCTGAGGACGCTTTGCCGAACGCCACTCATGCTGTGACACCATAA
- the rsmI gene encoding 16S rRNA (cytidine(1402)-2'-O)-methyltransferase — MNHTPPGTLFVVATPIGHRADASQRMISTLQQVSLIAAEDTRHSQPLLSHYDITTPLCSLHEHNEHSQSQQLVDKLLKGESIAVISDAGTPGISDPGQVLVQLAHQHHIPVSPIPGANAAISLMSVTGFKNGRFLFIGFLPTKTQERATLLKELKEEPYTLLFYEAPHRIKETLSTLCDVFGEDRSIVIGRELTKLFEEVHSTTLGEAIIWVSDNPNRRKGEYVLAVEAYQVDQRTLDETRHDKLITELLSKLSLSDAVKLAVNITGEKKNFLYDRALRLATP; from the coding sequence ATGAATCATACTCCACCGGGCACTCTCTTTGTGGTGGCAACCCCCATCGGTCACCGAGCTGACGCTAGCCAAAGAATGATTTCTACCCTACAACAGGTGTCGCTGATTGCCGCTGAAGATACCCGACACTCTCAGCCACTGCTCTCTCATTATGACATCACCACGCCATTGTGTTCGTTACATGAACATAATGAACACTCTCAAAGCCAACAACTCGTTGATAAACTCCTTAAAGGAGAATCTATTGCTGTCATCTCAGACGCTGGCACGCCTGGCATTAGTGACCCGGGACAAGTTCTCGTACAACTGGCTCACCAACACCATATTCCAGTCTCTCCCATTCCCGGGGCTAATGCCGCCATCTCATTAATGAGCGTAACCGGCTTTAAGAATGGGCGCTTTTTATTCATTGGTTTTCTACCCACCAAAACTCAAGAAAGAGCGACGCTACTCAAAGAACTCAAGGAAGAACCTTACACTCTCCTCTTTTATGAAGCCCCTCATCGCATCAAGGAGACCTTAAGTACTCTCTGTGATGTGTTTGGTGAAGATAGATCTATTGTGATAGGGCGAGAATTAACTAAATTATTTGAAGAAGTTCATTCAACCACTCTAGGCGAGGCCATCATCTGGGTTAGTGACAACCCTAACCGTCGCAAGGGAGAGTATGTATTGGCCGTGGAAGCGTATCAAGTTGATCAAAGAACTCTCGATGAAACCCGCCATGACAAGCTGATCACTGAGCTACTCAGTAAACTTTCATTAAGTGATGCGGTAAAACTTGCGGTTAATATTACGGGAGAGAAAAAGAACTTTCTCTACGACAGAGCACTTCGTCTTGCTACTCCCTAA
- a CDS encoding YajQ family cyclic di-GMP-binding protein yields MPSFDIVSEVDKQEIKNAVEQTNKEVGNRFDFKGSDARVEQSDYELTVFADDEFKLDQVKEILNMRLVKRGIDIRSLDLKNIEAISGSKVKQQVTVKVGIETELAKKIIKLLKDSKMKVQGSIQGEVVRVSGAKRDTLQEAIGLIKSSELNQPLQFNNFRE; encoded by the coding sequence ATGCCTTCTTTTGATATTGTTTCTGAAGTAGATAAACAGGAAATTAAAAATGCGGTGGAGCAGACTAACAAAGAAGTAGGCAACCGTTTTGACTTTAAAGGCTCTGACGCCCGTGTTGAGCAATCTGACTATGAGTTAACTGTCTTTGCCGATGATGAATTTAAATTAGATCAAGTTAAAGAAATTCTGAATATGCGTCTTGTTAAGCGTGGGATAGATATTCGTAGTCTTGATTTGAAAAATATCGAAGCCATTAGTGGCAGCAAGGTAAAGCAACAGGTGACGGTAAAAGTGGGTATTGAAACTGAACTAGCAAAGAAAATCATTAAATTACTGAAAGACAGTAAAATGAAAGTACAGGGCTCTATTCAAGGAGAAGTAGTGCGGGTTTCTGGTGCTAAAAGAGATACGTTGCAAGAAGCTATTGGGCTCATTAAATCCAGTGAGCTAAATCAACCACTGCAATTTAATAACTTTAGGGAGTAG